Proteins from one Ovis aries strain OAR_USU_Benz2616 breed Rambouillet chromosome 12, ARS-UI_Ramb_v3.0, whole genome shotgun sequence genomic window:
- the KLHDC8A gene encoding kelch domain-containing protein 8A isoform X2 produces the protein MEVPAVKDFQWKRLAPLPSRRVYCSLLETGGQVYAIGGCDDNGVPMDCFEVYSPEADQWTALAPLPTARAGVAVTALGKRIMVIGGVGASQLPLKVVEMYNIDEGKWKKRSALREAAMGISVTAKDYRVYAAGGMGLDLRPHNHLQHYDMLKDMWVSLAHMPTPRYAATSFLRGSKIYVLGGRQSKYAVNAFEVFDIETRSWTKFPNIPCKRAFSSFVTLDDRLYSLGGLRQGRLYRQPKFLRTMDVFDMEQGGWLKMERSFFLKKRRADFVAGSLSGRVIVAGGLGNQPTVLETAEAFHPGKSRWEALPAMPTPRCACSSLVLRNCLLAVGGVNQGLSDAVEALCVSDA, from the exons ATGGAGGTGCCCGCCGTCAAGGACTTCCAGTGGAAGCGCCTGGCACCGCTGCCGAGCCGCCGGGTGTACTGCTCCCTGCTGGAAACCGGGGGGCAGGTCTATGCCATCGGGGGCTGTGACGACAAcggcgtccccatggactgcttcGAGGTCTACTCCCCCGAGGCCGACCAGTGGACCGCCCTGGCCCCGCTGCCCACAGCGCGGGCCGGCGTGGCGGTCACCGCCCTGGGGAAGCGGATCATGGTGATCGGGGGTGTGGGCGCCAGTCAGCTGCCCCTGAAGGTCGTGGAGATGTACAACATCGACGAGGGCAAGTGGAAGAAGCGGAGCGCGCTGCGCGAGGCCGCCATGGGCATCTCGGTCACAGCCAAAG ATTACCGCGTGTATGCAGCAGGCGGGATGGGCCTGGACCTCCGTCCGCACAATCACCTCCAACACTATGACATGCTCAAGGACATGTGGGTGTCTCTGGCCCACATGCCCACCCCGAGATATGCTGCCACCTCCTTCCTCCGAGGCTCCAAGATCTACGTGCTGG GAGGACGGCAGTCCAAGTATGCGGTCAACGCCTTCGAGGTCTTTGACATCGAGACTCGCTCCTGGACCAAGTTCCCCAACATCCCCTGCAAGCGGGCCTTCTCCAGCTTTGTGACCCTGGACGACCGCTTGTATAGCCTGGGGGGCCTGCGGCAGGGCCGGCTCTACCGGCAGCCCAAGTTCCTCCGGACGATGGATGTGTTCGACATGGAGCAAG GGGGATGGCTGAAGATGGAGCGTTCCTTCTTCCTCAAGAAGCGGCGGGCAGACTTTGTGGCCGGCTCTCTGAGTGGTCGGGTCATAGTGGCTGGAGGGCTTG GGAACCAGCCCACAGTCCTGGAGACGGCTGAGGCATTCCACCCGGGGAAGAGCCGCTGGGAGGCCCTCCCCGCCATGCCCACGCCCCGCTGCGCCTGCTCCAGCCTCGTCCTCAGGAACTGCCTGCTGGCCGTGGGCGGCGTCAACCAGGGTCTGAGCGACGCGGTAGAGGCCCTGTGTGTCTCGGACGCCTAG
- the KLHDC8A gene encoding kelch domain-containing protein 8A isoform X1 yields MEVPAVKDFQWKRLAPLPSRRVYCSLLETGGQVYAIGGCDDNGVPMDCFEVYSPEADQWTALAPLPTARAGVAVTALGKRIMVIGGVGASQLPLKVVEMYNIDEGKWKKRSALREAAMGISVTAKDYRVYAAGGMGLDLRPHNHLQHYDMLKDMWVSLAHMPTPRYAATSFLRGSKIYVLGGRQSKYAVNAFEVFDIETRSWTKFPNIPCKRAFSSFVTLDDRLYSLGGLRQGRLYRQPKFLRTMDVFDMEQGGWLKMERSFFLKKRRADFVAGSLSGRVIVAGGLGKDRASRLRPGAPWTLDVHEQKRVLAPGPLPAYQLIPKRSLPPILDVPPPWVGLRYGLSVLLHGGN; encoded by the exons ATGGAGGTGCCCGCCGTCAAGGACTTCCAGTGGAAGCGCCTGGCACCGCTGCCGAGCCGCCGGGTGTACTGCTCCCTGCTGGAAACCGGGGGGCAGGTCTATGCCATCGGGGGCTGTGACGACAAcggcgtccccatggactgcttcGAGGTCTACTCCCCCGAGGCCGACCAGTGGACCGCCCTGGCCCCGCTGCCCACAGCGCGGGCCGGCGTGGCGGTCACCGCCCTGGGGAAGCGGATCATGGTGATCGGGGGTGTGGGCGCCAGTCAGCTGCCCCTGAAGGTCGTGGAGATGTACAACATCGACGAGGGCAAGTGGAAGAAGCGGAGCGCGCTGCGCGAGGCCGCCATGGGCATCTCGGTCACAGCCAAAG ATTACCGCGTGTATGCAGCAGGCGGGATGGGCCTGGACCTCCGTCCGCACAATCACCTCCAACACTATGACATGCTCAAGGACATGTGGGTGTCTCTGGCCCACATGCCCACCCCGAGATATGCTGCCACCTCCTTCCTCCGAGGCTCCAAGATCTACGTGCTGG GAGGACGGCAGTCCAAGTATGCGGTCAACGCCTTCGAGGTCTTTGACATCGAGACTCGCTCCTGGACCAAGTTCCCCAACATCCCCTGCAAGCGGGCCTTCTCCAGCTTTGTGACCCTGGACGACCGCTTGTATAGCCTGGGGGGCCTGCGGCAGGGCCGGCTCTACCGGCAGCCCAAGTTCCTCCGGACGATGGATGTGTTCGACATGGAGCAAG GGGGATGGCTGAAGATGGAGCGTTCCTTCTTCCTCAAGAAGCGGCGGGCAGACTTTGTGGCCGGCTCTCTGAGTGGTCGGGTCATAGTGGCTGGAGGGCTTGGTAAGGATAGAGCCTCCAGGCTGCGGCCTGGTGCTCCGTGGACTCTGGATGTGCATGAGCAGAAGAGGGTGCTGGCTCCTGGCCCACTGCCTGCCTACCAGCTGATTCCAAAGCGCTCTCTTCCTCCCATCCTTGACGTCCCGCCTCCATGGGTGGGCCTCAGATACGGTCTCTCCGTGCTCTTAcatgggggaaactga